A region of Streptomyces sp. NBC_01788 DNA encodes the following proteins:
- a CDS encoding GNAT family N-acetyltransferase yields the protein MSVPYEVRVVGDPAGREACFAVRKEVFVVEQGVPQDIEYDEYDAVAVHVLAVRDDGVPLGTGRLLHGAEAAAKTGGDPALGSLGRLAVTEEARGLGVGAALVRAIEDAARARGLTAVDLHAQSHALGFYERLGYAAYGPEFPDAGIPHRAMRRAL from the coding sequence TCGTCGGGGACCCTGCCGGCCGCGAGGCGTGCTTCGCGGTGCGCAAGGAGGTCTTCGTCGTCGAGCAGGGCGTCCCGCAGGACATCGAGTACGACGAGTACGACGCCGTCGCCGTGCACGTGCTGGCGGTCCGCGACGACGGTGTGCCGCTCGGCACCGGGCGGCTGCTGCACGGCGCGGAGGCCGCCGCGAAGACCGGCGGCGACCCGGCCCTCGGCTCCCTGGGACGGCTCGCCGTCACCGAGGAGGCACGCGGTCTCGGCGTCGGCGCGGCCCTGGTGCGCGCGATCGAGGACGCGGCACGGGCGCGTGGCCTCACGGCGGTGGACCTGCACGCGCAGAGCCACGCGCTCGGCTTCTACGAGCGGCTGGGTTACGCGGCGTACGGACCGGAGTTCCCCGACGCGGGCATCCCGCACCGCGCGATGCGGCGCGCCTTGTAG